The Desulfovibrio psychrotolerans genome includes the window GAGCGGAAACTGAACAGCGGTGGCGGCGTGTCGCCCGGTTGAACCTCCATGACGGAAAAGTCAATGCTGTCTCTCAGCAGGCGTGGGGTGGTGCCTGTTTTGAGTCTTCCCAGCACAAGGCCCACCGATTCCAGCGAGGCGGAAAGGCCCATGGCGGCGGGATCACCCAGCCTGCCGCCGGAAAAACTGGTCATGCCTACGTGAATAAGGCCGCGCATGAAGGTGCCTGCCGTGACAATGACCGCGCGGGAGCGGAAGACCTGCTGCAGACGGGTGCGTACCCCGGCGCAGCGCTCCTTCTCCACGAGAATTTCCTCGGCGGTATCCTGAAAGACCCAGAGATGGTCCTGCGCGAAGATATCTCTTTTTACGGCCCTCATGTAGGCATCGCGATCTATCTGGGCGCGTGTGGCGTGAACGGCCGGGCCTTTGCTGGTGTTCAGGGTACGGAACTGAATGCCTGATTCATCGGCCCAGAGGCCCATCATGCCACCCAGGGCATCTATTTCGCGCACCATGTGGCCTTTGGCAAGGCCGCCTATGGCAGGGTTGCAGGAAAGCGCGCCGATGTGGTCTGCATTGACCGTGAGCAGGAGGGTATTCAGGCTCAGGCTGGAGGCGGCCATTGCGGCTTCGCAGCCCGCATGGCCCGCTCCGACGACGATGACGTCGAACGTGTCGGGCATGGCCTTGAGCGGGCGGGAAGAACTGGGGTGGCTGTGCATGATTTGGCTCAAATGCCCCGGAGCGGCTTTGGCACACTCCGGGGCGGATAGACAGGTTAGGCTGCCGCCAGAACCCGGCACAGGCGGCATGGATACGTAAGGAACGTGTTACTTGAACAGCAGGCTTGTCATGACCTTGGCGTCATTGATATTGCTGGATATAAGGCTTTTTTCGTCTGGCTGGTGCGCCTGACCGCCAAGCTTGCTCCAGCAGGCTACCTCAAGCCCGTGGACACGCATATGTGCCGCCACGGTGCCGCCGCCTATGCCCATGGCGCGGGGTTCAACAGCGTATACGGCGCGTATGGCTGAGGCAAGGCGTTTGACCACCTCGCAGTCCGCAGGGGTGGAGACGGTGGACTGGTTTGCCTGCACATCCTCAAGGGTTATGCTCACACCGCGCTCACGCTCTACCTCATCGGCAAGGGAGCGCACAGCCGAACGGACGTCCGCAATGTCGTACCCGGGCAGGACGCGGCAGTCTATGTAGAACACGTCCATGCCCGGAACGGTGTTCACGTTTTCCACGTTCAGTTCTTTTTTGGTGGGTGTGAAGGTGGAGATGGGCGGTTCGAAAAGTTCATCTACCCGGTTGAAGGCATCGTGCAGGGAGCGCACACGCAGGATGAGGTCTGCCGCTGCTTCCAGTGAGTTGACGCCGAGTGCGGGGCGCGAGGCGTGGCACTGCCTGCCCCGGACCGTGACCTTGAGCCAGAGGATGGACTTTTCTGCCACCTCAATCATGGAGCCTTCTGCGTTGCCCACGTCAGGCACGAGAATGAGGTCGTCCTTGGCGAAAAGGTCCGGGCGTTGCCGCATGAGGTAGTCGAGGCCGTAGATGCTTCCTGTTTCTTCGTCGGCCACGAAGATGAGGCCCAGCGTCAAATCCGGCTGCACACCGAGCTCCAGCAGAGCCTTGGCGGTAAGCAGGCCGGAGACTATGCCCTGCTGGTTGTCTTCCACGCCGCGTCCGCACAGGGTGTCGCCGTCTACACGCACCACCCACGGATCGCCGGTCCACAGGTCCGGGTCGCCGGTGGGCACCACGTCTGTGTGAGCGAGAATCCAGACGGTTTTCTTCTGTTTTCCGGGAACACGCGCGATAAGAGTGGGGCGGTAACCGCAGGGGACGCGGTTATCCGGTGCGCGCAATTCTTCGATGTACGCGATGCCGTTAGCGGTGAGCCAGTCCTTGAGGAAGGCGGCTTTTTCCACTTCGCCTATGCCACCGCTGGAGGGGCACAGGGCAGGGCGGGCGGACATTTCTGTCTGCAGGGAGATAACGAGGTCGCGCTGCCGATCCAGAAAGGCGAACAGTTGTTCCAGCATGGATTCGCTCCGGTGGGTTGGCCGGCCCGGTATGCGACCGGCTGGGTGGGCAGTTTTGGGCAGTTTGCTTGAAAACTGCCGGAAGCCGCTTGCGGGTGAAAGAAAAACGGGAAGGCACCGCAGTTTGCGCACCTTCCCGTTTGACGGCTGAAAAAGGGAGCCTAGCGGCCCTTGGCAGCGCGCTTGGAAGCCTTGAGGGGGTTAAGCTTAACCTTGCCCTGCTTGTCAAGGGAAGCCTTGACGTGGGTGGCAAAGTTACATGCGCCCAGAGCCCACTTGGCTGCGGGCTGTGCGTAGCTGCCGCAATAGGTGGCATCTTCGAACTGCTTGGTACGGTCGCAGCCCTCGCACTTTTCCACTACGGGCTGGCAGATAACGCCGTTGAAGAGCACGCCTTCCGCAGTCTTTACTGCACCTTCAAAATTGGCACTCATTGTATCGTCCTCCTTAAACCGCGCGGGCTGC containing:
- a CDS encoding M20 family metallo-hydrolase gives rise to the protein MLEQLFAFLDRQRDLVISLQTEMSARPALCPSSGGIGEVEKAAFLKDWLTANGIAYIEELRAPDNRVPCGYRPTLIARVPGKQKKTVWILAHTDVVPTGDPDLWTGDPWVVRVDGDTLCGRGVEDNQQGIVSGLLTAKALLELGVQPDLTLGLIFVADEETGSIYGLDYLMRQRPDLFAKDDLILVPDVGNAEGSMIEVAEKSILWLKVTVRGRQCHASRPALGVNSLEAAADLILRVRSLHDAFNRVDELFEPPISTFTPTKKELNVENVNTVPGMDVFYIDCRVLPGYDIADVRSAVRSLADEVERERGVSITLEDVQANQSTVSTPADCEVVKRLASAIRAVYAVEPRAMGIGGGTVAAHMRVHGLEVACWSKLGGQAHQPDEKSLISSNINDAKVMTSLLFK
- a CDS encoding PxxKW family cysteine-rich protein, which translates into the protein MSANFEGAVKTAEGVLFNGVICQPVVEKCEGCDRTKQFEDATYCGSYAQPAAKWALGACNFATHVKASLDKQGKVKLNPLKASKRAAKGR